A stretch of the Capsicum annuum cultivar UCD-10X-F1 chromosome 8, UCD10Xv1.1, whole genome shotgun sequence genome encodes the following:
- the LOC107838972 gene encoding ultraviolet-B receptor UVR8, with the protein MAEQLESESSGSGNLFNKIIAVAAGEAHTLALTANGDVYSWGRGTFGRLGVGSEADHLYPVRINFGLADSNGDKRVKIVGITVGAYHSLAVSDDGSVWGWGYNIYGQLGFDGENSLVPHLLEGFLELGSPNSSASGSERKKLTISSVKGGGMMSSAIDSLGSLWMWGNFPEPQKSKSMESEFPLTSSCNPMPVWNFHGHTVVKVACGNEHVVALVTAGEGYKGSDLVCYSWGGNSHGQLGLGDRQSRQYPEVIEPFNSDAPWTVYEVACGAFHTALLAQKSPSETFESVCWTFGQGDNGQLGHGTTQSVLSPEPVKGLPWNAFLISVDCGLFHTSVVSSAGDVWSWGMEKGLGLCPEASYSGADAGDAILPLLIPCAGLYGPKFPEPVQVVCGAAHTILLADAGYKMWSWGRGWSGVLGNGKMIDCYSPIMALWPPLDADFREQSVNDGGDKSGTEKKPEDVVELERKLSMAAEDVKILQSKLSLMERYASILHGATFGKPFEERDMPASLRSGGSFDIAKEWEHMLETLDRGKLVRLEMFYRGMLAGVKDKLLKKRIQEIFLECQSSLPSESTQRNK; encoded by the exons ATGGCGGAGCAACTGGAATCTGAATCGTCAGGATCGGGCAACTTGTTTAACAAAATCATAGCTGTCGCCGCTGGCGAAGCTCATACTCTTGCTCTCACTG CAAATGGAGATGTGTATTCTTGGGGAAGAGGAACATTCGGTCGACTTGGTGTCGGTTCAGAAGCTGACCACTTATACCCGGTTCGAATCAACTTTGGCCTGGCTGATTCTAATGGAGATAAACGGGTCAAGATTGTTGGTATTACTGTTGGTGCTTATCACAGTCTTGCTGTTTCAG ATGATGGATCAGTATGGGGCTGGGGATATAATATCT ATGGACAACTTGGTTTTGACGGAGAAAATTCCTTGGTTCCTCATTTATTGGAGGGATTCCTTGAGTTAGGTTCCCCTAATTCATCAGCTAGTGGCTCAGAGAGGAAGAAACTGacg ATTTCCTCAGTTAAAGGTGGCGGGATGATGTCATCTGCAATTGATAGTCTTGGATCTCTATGGATGTGGGGTAACTTTCCTGAACCACAGAAAAGCAAGTCTATGGAGAGTGAATTCCCTCTTACTAGTAGTTGCAACCCAATGCCTGTCTGGAATTTCCATGGACACACAGTTGTTAAGGTGGCATGCGGAAATGAGCATGTTGTGGCATTAGTCACTGCTGGTGAAGGTTACAAAGGGAGTGATCTGGTTTGTTATTCTTGGGGTGGCAACAGCCACGGCCAGTTAGGCTTGGGAGACAGGCAGAGCAGACAGTATCCTGAAGTTATTGAGCCCTTCAATTCAGATGCCCCTTGGACAGTATATGAGGTAGCCTGTGGAGCTTTTCACACTGCTTTACTGGCTCAGAAAAGTCCAAGTGAAACATTTGAAAGTGTATGCTGGACATTTGGCCAGGGAGATAATGGGCAATTAGGTCATGGGACAACCCAAAGTGTGTTATCACCTGAACCAGTGAAAGGGTTACCGTGGAATGCATTTCTCATTTCTGTTGACTGTGGTTTATTTCACACAAGTGTTGTCTCTTCTGCTGGAGATGTGTGGTCATGGGGAATGGAGAAAGGCCTTGGCCTATGTCCTGAAGCAAGTTATAGTGGAGCTGATGCAGGTGATGCAATTCTTCCTCTATTGATTCCCTGTGCTGGGCTATACGGGCCTAAATTTCCAGAACCTGTTCAAGTTGTCTGTGGTGCTGCCCATACTATTCTTCTGGCAGATGCTGGATATAAGATGTGGTCTTGGGGTAGAGGATGGAGTGGTGTCCTTGGAAATGGTAAGATGATTGATTGCTACTCTCCAATTATGGCACTCTGGCCACCTCTAGATGCAGATTTTAGAGAACAGAGTGTAAATGATGGCGGCGATAAAAGTGGTACAGAAAAGAAACCTGAAGATGTGGTAGAATTGGAGAGGAAACTTTCTATGGCAGCAGAGGATGTAAAGATTCTTCAGTCAAAACTCTCTCTAATGGAAAGGTATGCTAGCATTCTTCATGGTGCCACCTTTGGCAAACCTTTTGAAGAGCGAGATATGCCAGCCTCGTTACGCAGTGGAGGTTCATTTGACATTGCAAAGGAGTGGGAACACATGTTGGAGACCTTGGATCGTGGAAAGCTTGTCCGACTAGAGATGTTTTATCGTGGTATGCTAGCAGGTGTCAAAGATAAACTGTTGAAGAAACGGATTCAGGAGATTTTCCTGGAGTGTCAGAGTTCTTTGCCTTCAGAATCCACTCAACGAAACAAGTAA